Proteins from a genomic interval of Capsicum annuum cultivar UCD-10X-F1 chromosome 4, UCD10Xv1.1, whole genome shotgun sequence:
- the LOC107868691 gene encoding protein PHOSPHATE-INDUCED 1-like, translating into MSLTYHNGDLLENELKISILWYGKFLPAQKSIIVDFLRSLNSSNKIVSRKTPTVSKWSQTIQDNLTKAGKRETRLVLSDQFNDEKCSIGKTIKKSQISELADSKKGELTIVLTAQDVAVEGFCMSNCGYHGSGQNKRSVFIWVGNSVTQCPGQCAWPFHQLIYGPQTKPLGAPNGDVGVDGMVVNIASLLAGVVTNPYGNGYYQGPAEAPLEAASACAGLYGKGASACAGLYGKGAYPGYAGELLVDSITGASYKAHGTNGRKYLLPGLFDPNKSACSTTA; encoded by the coding sequence ATGAGTCTTACGTACCATAATGGTGATTTGTTAGAAAATGAGCTTAAAATATCCATTCTTTGGTATGGAAAATTTTTACCTGCCCAAAAATCTATAATTGTGGATTTTCTCCGATCTCTAAATTCTTCTAATAAAATCGTGTCACGTAAAACACCCACTGTGTCAAAATGGTCGCAAACTATTCAAGACAACTTGACAAAAGCGGGTAAAAGAGAAACACGACTAGTTTTATCCGATCAGTTCAACGATGAAAAGTGTTCAATTGGAAAAACCATAAAAAAGTCCCAAATATCTGAGTTGgctgactcaaaaaaaggtgaattAACTATAGTCCTAACAGCCCAAGATGTCGCAGTTGAAGGCTTTTGCATGAGCAATTGCGGGTATCATGGGTCGGGTCAAAACAAAAGATCCGTTTTCATATGGGTGGGTAACTCGGTGACTCAATGTCCAGGTCAATGCGCGTGGCCATTTCACCAACTGATTTATGGACCACAGACCAAGCCATTGGGTGCACCAAATGGTGATGTGGGTGTGGATGGCATGGTTGTAAATATAGCCAGTCTTTTGGCTGGAGTAGTAACCAATCCATACGGGAATGGTTACTATCAGGGCCCAGCTGAAGCGCCTTTAGAGGCGGCTTCAGCTTGCGCCGGGTTGTATGGTAAAGGGGCTTCAGCTTGCGCCGGGTTGTATGGTAAAGGGGCTTACCCGGGTTATGCAGGTGAGCTACTTGTCGATTCGATAACCGGTGCAAGCTATAAGGCACATGGTACAAACGGAAGGAAGTATTTATTGCCCGGGCTTTTTGATCCAAATAAATCAGCTTGCTCAACTACTGCGTAG